AAGATGCAAAGCACATCCCACGAGCGATGCTCTTACTTAAGTATCCATATATTAGCTGTGGCCTTGATACTTCTGAAGGGAGCTCTTTACAATTTTGATTACTTATTCTTCAGGATTTTTGTTCCTCTGTTAGGCGATACACACTGTACTCGTAagtattattaaaacttatgaGTCTGTATGaaatacttattatatgtaGATAAACATTAAATCGAGCAACTTTGTATACGTAGTGTTTCTAGTTTCAACTTTCTACTGTAGTCTAAATATTAGAATCGcactaattaatataattttccttCTTTCATATAACGTCACGCCTTTCATGCGGTCCCATAAGTTCGTACCTACTTAGAATTAAACTTAATTTCAGCCCGTGGTTTGAGAGTTGTTAACTTTGAACATCACACACGAAACTCATTAATGAAAATTAACTTTGACATGTGTACTAAGCGAGGCTGCTGCAATGTATGTGTGAGAACTTCAAGAGACCATGCAGAGCAAAGGACCTTGACTTTGGGTTTGGATGTGAACCGTGCTTTGGGTCCTCTACtcctctggccccgtagcctaatggcatttctgcggcatttggcgtagatagatagatacgaaagagatattatcgtgagcgtttgtgcattcggctacccACACTGAACAGTGAGATTCGAAACGCTATTGCGATTCTGAATGTCTCTACAAAGAAATGGTAGTCTATTAAAGTTCTGTCTACAAACGTAAACTACTTAGTCGGAAAAACCACTTGTAAATCGAGATATCTTATTTTGTTCCGTAAGCAAGGCAATTCCAGTTCCTACTATCTTTGTTCAACGAGGTTTTATTATCGTAATTCTTAGATTGTTCAGTGTGGAAAGAGCGTAGGTCACCGACGACGACGACTACGATGAAGAAAAAGCACGTAATCATGAAAAAGTTGAGTCACTTCACTCAACGATGTTGGCACCACTTATTGAATTGTTGCGTTGTTGTTGCAGATGTGGTGGGCAATGTGGTGCGCCGCAGTGGTGGCCGGAGCCGcggccgcgcccgccgccgacGCGCTAGCGCCTCTCGCCCTCGACCTGCCACAGATCGATGCCCTCACACCTGACGACGTGAGTCAAATGAGATCATATCATATCCTCAAGTCTAAGTGTCGGTAAACGGCCCGCGAGCTCTTTGGAGTAACGGTCGCGGACTGCAGTTCTCAAGTGGTCTAACAAATTATATATCAGCCTTTGAGGCTCAACGAGCTGCCTAAAATGGTGAAATGGTGGTGGTGACTCCTGTAGGCTCTTTTTGTCAAAATTTTGCAGACTCCTGCTTTAGCCTCTCAAAGGCATATTTATTATATTCCATTGTATCGAAACTTTACTTACTTAGACcactcaaaatgacattttgtcTTGGCAAACTTTGTTTTGTGGGCGGCTAAAGGATAAAGGCCTTGTCGCACGATGTAAACAAGATAATCTTCTTCGTTTTCAAAATATAGGATTAATTGTAATTGACAGGGATCGGACAAATGCCTGTCCTTTTGAAAATATAACTCTGTTCCGTAATACAGCCGAGACTTCCTTATCTTATGAtgttaacatattttattttcataagattttttttaataacactCTAATATTTGAACGATTTGACTAACTTTGAACAGACTCTGAACGGAATTTTTAAACgcatatataagtaagtatgggCCCTAAATTCACATCGTTATGGGCTCACAAGTgaaaatttacaaaacaatttgtTCATTGGATTTTATTGGCGAATTTTGGAAGTCTCTGCTATAAGGAACAGGGTTATGTTTTCAAAATGATGggcgtttgtccgatccttggtACTAATTGAATACAGCAGAGTCTAACAGGAAATTAACAAAATGTAActttaagataaaaaaaaacgaatgttAGATTATGTAGGaatgtaatttattattaaaaataagtaggtagaaaagaaagaaaactaGTGTTCATGATGAACCGCTCAACTCATTTAAGATTTTCCCTAGGTTTGACTGGTAGACAATTCAAAGAGGCCTGTTTCAGGTGTTATTTATTCCACAGATTTCCTAACATAAATGCGTCGTTGAAGAGTTCAATTTTATTCATCGTCAGCAGTTCCACTACATCAAATGCtactatttttaatttaattccaTGATTTTCTGATAAATAAAACACATtacaaaagtcactataagtgtgccgttcagatttgagttcTCTCGATTACTCATAGATGTCATTACCAGAACTCCTCTTCCCCAAACGGTGAAGCAGTATTAATCAATAGAGTGATTGATTCTGGATGAAGGTACATgttgttaaagttttgtttaAATTAGTTGGAATATACGCTACAAGGAGTTTTAATCGAAAATGCTGCCTAATGCGTTTGAGCTTTAATGACTCAATGTACATATTAAGGGATTTAATTTGGAGTTAAGTAAATAGAATTCAGGGAATCGCAATCTGCAGAACTGAAGGTGTAAAGTTcagatttttatattttacgcAGCTAAGTAAAAttgcttaagaggatacggtagcgaaaaggctaaaatggaaaggagcccccctttcaacttgggaattttagttaaatatacaagtgttattaactagatttatcgaaaaaaaattgtccattaagaacaactcagtcaaaagatatttcaaaaaatctttaaaatcgaggttccgctctcgactctttcctccttcaaaacttaatcaattggaacgaaattagagaatctgaataacaatgaaataatctatgtcggatcgtttagcttttttggttaattgttaccaatcttgagtatcgcacctttttttgcgccacaatgaaaaaggccgtttttggaaatttttgattggctctggagtctttaaaaagcagaatatcaaaaaaatcaaaacggtccgacacagataaaaatgataaaaatctgtgttgaaaaaatcattgctctatcttcaaaaaccagggaggaaatagtcgagagcgtttgtatcgagaattgacccctccgtatcgtcttaaagtttTTGTGTATATTTACAAGACGGGGCACGGGTTAGAGAGTTTGTCGAATGTTTCCCGGGTCTACGCACGAGCTCAGTTGTGTGCGGAGCACGTGAATTGGAAGATAGGGGCACCTCGTGCTGCTACTTGGTTGTTGTTCCAAGTTTTTTTGCCAGTATCTGATACCTatcttatgtatttatttattactttattgcACTACAAATATTGTACAATTGTGAATTTAAAGCCGTTAattgcattctctaccagtcaaccactggccCATAACTTTTACTCGTATACTTACGTAGTAACTAATAATCCTTTTTTCTTCCTTCCTCCCGTCCTGTCTATTCCTTCCTCCTTCCTTTTTCACAAGAGTccttttttacaagcttttattcaacttgccttgttaatgtagtgtgcgtcaaaacgtagaagctaaatttgacccacttcccgattgagctgaaattttgcacacaaatatggtggtcataggaactctgtaatgaaacgtcgtatcccgtataaggggtttttagaaacgtatccgagagcagtagatgactgttgaaagaaaggtacagtcgatttccgctaccttaaggttgtcttgaagaaatcgctctttagcgataagaccgcctgttgtttacctttgttcgtgttgcttccttgttttgtattgttgtattttatcaaggtgtgcaataaagagtatttgtattgtattgtatttgtattgtacaGTCGGCGATGAAAGATTGTgccaataattaaatttttaaaaatacttattcCTACCCTAAGTAAGACAACGCAACGGAGCCACTTTACatactttgttttatttttttttcgttttgtaGTTTCATAAAGCTTTGATTTAATTACTGTAATGATAATgttacgttttttattattaaataaacgaATAAATTATagagatttttagggttccgtaccaaaaaggtacaacaggaacccttatggtgtgactctgtccgtctgtctgtccgtctgtcacattcctaaatatctcgagaactactaatgctatcaacttgaaatttggaatagttgtgaacattgtaaacctctacaaatagaaagtacaatttttttaaatatattaattttaattgtagaaaatggccaaaatgaaagggggacaaactgtaaatttcaagttactaggtcaagtggggtatcgttggaaagagctcaaattgaacgtaaataagctattttttataatttttttgttgtggaaaaaaaatgaattttgaaggaaaatgtaaaaaaaaataccgttccccccccttatctccgaagtttaccaacgaaaaattatgaaaattttagtaaacattggttttatgctaaatattacaggaaaaatataatcgtgtttgtattttgagtactttttttttaattcacaaaaaacttttcagatttttactttcaatttacccacccttgcggatgcatatcgtacttcaaattaatacgagacgTTACGTAagccatcttctgtccaataaagtaaaaactgtttaaatcggttaacataataaagaattatccctgaaaaaccaggtcgcgcaaattagttagcaaattgaccgggagatggcgctatacacaataatactcattagtgcctatacttttgtcttctagtcaagtcattagagttatatgaaaatatgaaattatttttactaggtagtttgaaagaaagtttgtacggaaccctcggtgagcgagtccgactcgcacttggccggtttttttactttGGGCACTATTTTAAATTGCATTAGGTACATACAATAGGTCATGGtgcattattttatatattgtaatttgttattttaaatacatcagatttgggacatttttttcagtTGTCCATctcactttttttggatttggaaatttttatacGGTTTACAAAAAAATGGGTGGACGACTTTGAAAGAAATGGCCCATTTTTGACACCGGTTAAACTATGGCCATACTAGCTGGGCAGAGCCTGAGTCGACGTCGCGTCAGTTTTTTccaaccccttattcataaacgatcactaaagttatcaagccgataaagttcgtttgtccctttccgacgtattggtgtgatagaaagggacaaacgatctttatcggcttgataactttagtgtacgtttatgaataagggggtaagaatGCATCGTACAATACGTAGTTCCATACTAAGCTGTGTGTCGTTGGCAGGAGAGCATGAGCTACGCGGGGCCAGCCGGCCGCTACGCTGCGTCTGCGCCACTCGTCTACCTACTGCCCGACATGCCCCGCGAC
This genomic stretch from Leguminivora glycinivorella isolate SPB_JAAS2020 chromosome Z, LegGlyc_1.1, whole genome shotgun sequence harbors:
- the LOC125241538 gene encoding diuretic hormone 41 isoform X3 → MMWWAMWCAAVVAGAAAAPAADALAPLALDLPQIDALTPDDESMSYAGPAGRYAASAPLVYLLPDMPRDAQVTSVRARRDFSVNPAVDLLTDAYADKARRDHLSRANRELLKCIGKRDPWNGSEDCFKKIFGN